GCCCACGTCCATGTGCCTGCCCGCTTCATTCTCATAGCCCTTCACGGTGTGCGGATCGGCTCCCGCCTGCGTGAGCAGGGTATCAAACAGCAGGCGTGTTCCGGTACCAAGGGGGCGGTTCACCACAGTCAGTCGGCCCTGTGTGATATCGGCAGCGCCTGCAACGCTCCGGGGATTGCCCTTTGCCACAACGAAGCCCTGCTCGCGGTAACAGAAGTTCACCACGGCGGGCTTTTCATCAAGCTCCTGTGCCGCAGCGGCGAAGTTATATTCCCCCTCGGCATTTTCCATCAGGTGGCTTGTGGCAATATGGCACTGCCCGCGCCTGACAGCCTTGAGGCCGCCCAGACTGCCAAGATTGCAGAACGCAGCAAGATAATCGGAGTGGCGCTCCATGAACACCTTGAGCATCCTGTCGAGGAGTATGTCGTTGCTGCCTGCAACCACGAGCACCTCTCCCTCCACCGCTGCCGATTCCATGCGGCGCGGGTAATTCATGGTACGCGACTCGATCCACTGTTCCACCAGATGTGACGGAAACAGCCATTTGCCTGTGGCCTTGGTGGCGGGCAAGCCTTTTTCGGAAATGAGCGCGTATACCATTTTCTCGTTCACGCCGAGATATTTGGCTACTTCTTTGGTAGAAAGCAGATGCTTCATGACAGTCTCCTCTGCGGATTTCGTATTTCCCTTGTAGCGCGTCAGGGCATGACAAATCAATATGTTGCGCAAAACAGGGCAACCTGCCTGTATGCAGCACTCGCACATTCCGGCTTGCATCCTCGCGCAGTTTAGGGTAAGGCCATCTCCCCACTTGCATGAACACGCGGGACAACGTACCCTGTGTTCGTTGCAATACCACAACGGGCGTGCCATTTCTCAACATTCCTGCGCCCATCCTCTTATCCGGAAAATATAATGTATCCCAAAATAGCACTCATCGGACGCCCCAACGTAGGCAAATCCACCCTGTTCAACAGACTCATCCGCAGCAATCGCGCCATAACCCATGACCGTCCGGGCGTTACCCGCGACCGCATGGAAGGCACGGTCAAGCGCAACGGCCGCACGTGGACCGTCATTGATACCGGCGGCATCCATCTGGATGAGAACCACGACGCCACCGAAGGTCCCATCGAACTGCGCGGATTCGAGGCGGAAATCCTGCGCCAGACGCAGGAAGCCATGTCCGAATGCGTGGCGCTGTGCCTTGTGGTGGACGGCCGTGACGGCCTGCTGCCCTTTGACCGCCGCCTTGCCGATTACGTGCGCAGAAGCGGCCTGCCGGTACTGCTGGCTGTAAACAAGGTGGACGGCGGCGAGCTGGAAGACATGCTCACGGCTGAATTTCACGAGCTGGGCCTGCCCATGGTTGCCATGTCCGGCGAGCACGGCTTCAACATGCGCGGATTCGAGGAAGACCTGCAGAGCCTGCTGCCCCCCGAAGACGAGTGGGAAGCAAAGGAAGAAGAAGCGGGCCTCAAGATTGCCATGCTGGGACGCCCCAACGCGGGCAAGTCTTCGCTGGTGAACTCCATTACCGGCGGCAACCGCATGATCGTTTCCGACGTTGCAGGCACCACCCGCGACTCGGTGGACGTGACCTATTCCATAGACGGCAAGCGCTACACCTTTGTGGACACCGCAGGCGTGCGCCGCCGCTCGAAGATTGTCGACTCCGTCGAACGCTACAGCGTCAACTCTTCCATCAAGTCCAGCACCAAGGCCCACGTGACCGTGCTTGTTCTTGACGGGCAGGAAGGCCTGACCCAGCAGGACAAGCGCCTTATCGACCTGCTTGATGAGCGCAAGACCCCCTTCATGGTTGTGGTCAACAAAATTGACCTTGTGAAGCAGAACGAACTGGCCGCCGTGAAAAAGGTGTATAAGGACGCACTGAGCTACAGCTCGCATATTCCGATCCTGTATGTCTCCGCACTGACCAGAGCCAACCTCAAGCGTATTATCCCGCTTGCCGAGCAGATCTGGAGCGAGTGCCATGTGCGCGTGCCCACCGGCCTGCTCAACCGCACGCTGGAAGCCATTGTCACCAAACAGCAACCGCCCGTGGTGAACCGCGTGCGTCCCAAATTCTTCTACATGACGCAGGCAGAAACCAATCCGCCCACCTTCGTTTTCTTCGTGAACGATGCGGACAGGATGAAGGATGCCTACATCCGCTATATGGAACGTTCACTGCGCAAGATGTTCAAGATCGAACACGCCCCCGTGCGCGTGCGCTTCCGTTCCAGCCACACCAAGCGCGAAAAGAAGCGATAGCCGTCATACGCAATCAATGAAAAACCCCCGTCCGAGGTTATCCCGGACGGGGGTTTTATTTGTGTAAGGGAGAAGGTGCCGCTTATCCGGCAAAAAGTGGATACTATACCTGCGGCAGGCTACCCCAGCTTCACCCACGTAAGCTCATGCTTGTTGGCAGAAAGGTGCATCAGGCGGGAACCGGGAATGGCGGCAAAATCACGTACCGCAGTCATGTAATCATCACCCTGCAGCTTCACCGTGCAGACGAAGTTGCGGCATTCGCCGAACTCCATCCAGCGGCGGACCATCTCCAGAAGCCTGTCGGGGTAGCAAATAACGTCGGAGAACAGCCAGTCCACCTTACCCGCATGGCGCGGGTCCAGCGCAAAGGCACTGCCGCTGCACCAGTTGATGTTCGGGTTGCGGGCGATATGGTCAGCCAGCGGTGATTTGTCTATGCTGAACACCTTTGCCCCCAGCTCGGCAAGCACCCACGACCAGCCGCCGGGACAACTGCCAAGGTCAAGACACAGCTCACCGGGCTGCGGGCGCACTTCCAGAAGAGTGAACAGCTCCCACAGCTTCAGATAGGCACGGGTGGGCGGCACGTCCTTGTCTTCCACAAAAATCACTTCGCCGTCAGGGAAGGGACTGGAACAACGGGCGGATGCCACCACAAGATTCTCATCCCACAACGTCCACGAACCGAGCTGCCCCTCCGGCGGACGGGTGCCGAACGTCAGCGGCTTGGCGGAAACATGGGGCAGCTTGTCCTGTATGAGCTTGGCACGGCGATGGTGGTCCGCGCTATGCAGCCACCAGTTACGCTGAATGGCCTTGAGCTTGCGCGCAGCATCACCGATGGAGTCAATGGTGATCGCCTGCGGCTCGAGCCAGACATTCTGCGCCCAGACCACCTGCTGCGGTGCTCCCTCTGCCACGAACAGGCGGCCGCGCTGCGCAACCACGTTGGACAGCTCCTTGGCAAGATCTTCCTCATAGCCACGGGGAGCAAGATAGATAGTCGTATTCTCGAACTGCATGTCACCTTCCTTCATTCGCACAAACCGTGCAGTGGCGCTGTACCGCAGGATACGCCGATGCGCAAGGCAACGCCACATCGGGTTGCTCCCGGCTGTCGGCAGGAGAATCGGAAAACGGCAATTCCGCCAAATCATGATGGACGGATGCGACGACAAAAGTGTATGCTCACCCTACGCGATCAGGATTGCATTTCCCGCCCATCCCCTTCGCTTGCGCACATTTACGCCCCTGTCTCCGGAATGACGGTCGGGGGTATTTTTACGGGTGCAGCCGCCCGACTCTCCCGCTCAACCATATATCGACGGATGATAGTTCCATGCGCAGACCAGATGCCGCCATGATTCCTTCCATTGCCCTGTGCACAGCCATGATCCTCTGGGGCAGCTCCTACATCGCCATGAAGGTGGCCGTAACCGCCTATCACCCTATGGTTGTCATGGCCGGACGCCTCTTCCTCGGCAGCTGCACATTTGCTCTCGGGTGGCGCTATCTGCGCAACATACGCATCCGCCGTCAGGACTGGAAGCCGCTGCTGCTCATGGCGCTGTGCGAGCCCTGCATCTATTTTCTTCTGGAAGGCTATGCCATGCGCTACACCACCGCATCGCAGGCAGGCATGATTGTCTCGTCACTCCCCATTTTCGTGGCTCTCGGCGCTTTCTTCTTTCTTGGTGAACGGCTTTCCGCACGGGTATGGACAGGATTTTTCATTGCCATGGGCGGTGTCATATGGCTATCCCTCGGCAGCGTTGCCACGGAAACAGCCCCCAACCCCCTTCTCGGCAACACTCTGGAAGCCCTGGCCATGGCGTCCGCCTCGGTCTATGTGATCATTGCCAAACGCCTCTCAGCACACTACCCCCCTGTATTCATCACGGCTGCCCAGTGTTTTGCAGGAACAATCTTCTTTGTCCCCCTGCTGTTCATGCCTTTTACCGAGCTTCCCACGCATGTTGATATACCGGCCATAATCAGCACCGCCTATCTTGGCACGGTCATCACCATCGGCGCATACGGGCTGTATAATTACGGTGTCAGCAAGCTGCCCGCAGGGCAGGCCAGCGCATGGGGCAACCTCATTCCTGTTGCTGCGCTCATCATGGGGCATGTGTTTCTGAACGAATCACTCACCACCCCGCAGTACGCTGCTTCCGGCCTGGTTCTGGTCGGCGTTTACCTGAGCCAAAAGTAAGAATGTTGCACTTTTAAGCGGAGAGGTCAGATTTTTGTGTCTTATGGGTCGGTTTTCCGTGACAATAACACGCATAATGCGTTACGGTCAGACCAGTATGCCCTGAGTCCCTTTTGTACTTCGGGCCAGACCACGGAGATCGCGAATGCCCCATTTACATGCCGCCCTTCTCACCTCGCTCGCCGCAGATTCGCTGGCGCTTGGCGCGCACTGGGAATATGACCAGAAACGCATTGAAGATGCCCTCGGAAGGGTCACCACCCTTCTGCCCCCCAAACTGAGCAACCAGTTCCATCCCAACCGCGGGGAAGGTGATCTTTCCCATTATGGGGATCAGGTGCTGGTGCTCCTCGATTCCGTCACGGCCAACGGCCGCTTCGACCTCCATGCCTTCCGTGATGCGTGGCTTGCCCGCATGCAGAATTACGACGGCTATCTCGACCGCGCAACACGCGAAACCCTGCGCAATTTTGAAGAAGGCATGCCACCGGAAAGCTCCGGTGCGCAGTCTTCCGACTTTTCCGCAGCAGCCCGCATAGCCCCGCTGTTCACCGTATATCTGAACGACCTTGCCGGTCTTGTTGCCGCCGCCCGTGCCCAGACGCTGATGACGCACAATTCGGAGCTGGTTGCGGACGGTGCAGAGTTCTTTGCACGGGCAGTATACGCCATTCTCCACGGTGCCACCGTGCGTGAAGGGCTCGATTCGGCAGCCGAGGCCGGATACCGCCAGCTGCCCGCCGAAGACTGGCTCGCTTTCACCTACATGTCTGCGGACGAAGACGCCCGCATGGCCATTGCCCGGTTCGGACAGTCGTGCGGCATGAAGGGCGCCTTCCACGGCGTTGTGCACCTTGTCACCCACTACGAGGCAGAACCGCAGACCGCGCTGATTGAAAACGTTATGGCCGGAGGCGATTCCTGCGCACGCGGGCTTATGACCGGCCTTGTTCTCGGAGCCCGGCACGGAGAACTGGCTTGTGCGCCTGAATGGTGCAACGAGCTGAACTGTCTGCCAAGACTTAAAGAATATCTTAACAGGCTGCTCTAGCACGCCAGATGCAAACCGGAACCGGAGGCTCAGGCCTCCGGTTTTTCATTTGGCGGGTACCGGAAGCGCGGATAACCATATCGCGCTTTTCCATGCAAAACCCCCGTGACAGATCAGCAGGATTGGGTAAGAATTGATTTACGCGTGCAATTAACACGCGATACTTCAAAACGGATTGCATCATGTGGGACAAGGATACGGTACGTCGCTACGAAGAGTGGTTCGACACGCAGGAAGGCTCTTTTGCCCTGCGCGCTGAAAAACGCCTGCTGGAATATCTGGTTTCCGGCTGGCCCCGTCGCGGCCATTCGTTTCTTGAGGTGGGGTGCGGTCCCGGCATGATACTGGAGATGATGTACGAGACCGGGTTTGACGTAACCGGACTGGATGCATCACCGGCCATGCTTGCCGCCGCGCGCAAGCGAATGGGCACCCGCGCCGACCTGCATGTGGGTAACGCCGAGCACCTGCCCTTTGGTGACAACCAGTTCGACTACGTTGCGCTGCTTACCGTGCTGGAATTTGTGGAAGACCCCATGCGGGCGCTGGAAGAAGCCTTCCGGGTTGCCGCGCGCGGGGTTATCGTCACCATGCTCAACAAGTGGTCCTTCTACTACCTCTCCCACGGCATACGCTGCTGCGGCCATCATAGCGGCGTTCTGCGTGAAGCAACCTGGTACACGCCGGTACGTATGCGCTCCATGGTACGCAAGGCAGCGGGCAACAAGCCCTTCACCATGCGCTCGGTGCTGCCCGGTCCCTTTATCACCTGGAAGCACACCCTGCCGTGGCGCTTCGTCAATACGCTCCTGCTGCCCTATGGGCTCGGCTCGTACACGGGCATCAGGGTAGATTTGTGCGACATAGAAACTGTCACCCCGCTCATGGCCCGCACCAAGGCGGTTGCGCCCCCCAACCCCATCGCCAGCCCGTAAAAAAAGGCAGCCTGCCTGCGCCTGCTGCCCCTGTCACGTTTTCTTCCGCTTTCCTGCTAGGCCATATCGCCTTGTTCAAGCATGCTCAATGCCATGCGCAGTTCATCACCCAGCCGCCCCTTCACAGCGCTCTGCACGCCTTCGGTCGACGAGGTGAACTGGCGCTGACGTATGGAGTATACGTTGCGGATAAAGTCGGCTTCCTTGCTTTCATCAAAGCCGCCGGTTCTGCCGAATGCCTTTGCAAAGATACGTACCGCTCCCGTAGGACCATGATGGACGGCCGTTGAGAACAACACTTCCTGCAACGCCTGTGGCATGGAATCGATATTCATTGCCTTGCTGATGGCCCTGAAGGCAGGCGAAAAATGGTTGCTGTGCACAAACTTGTCCTGCAGGGCTTCAAAACGCTCAGGCTGGGTTTGTGCCACCTGTTTCCATGCAGCCGGCATATTGCCGAACCGGGAACCTGTGTTAGCCCGCCCCGCCTTTTTCAGTTGCGAGGCAATATCCGGCGCCTGACTGTCCAGATAGTTGATGAAGGCATCCATGGTGCCTGCGCGTGATGACAGCTGGTATTTGCCATACGAAGTGCCGCCGCGCCTGTCATACCCTATGGCTGAAATGCCGCCGTCCGAACCGGATTCGAACAGTGCAGCCAAAGCACCGGGCCTGAAAGGCTCGGCAGTCCTGTGTCCGACCCCCATCAGCTGCCCGTCTGTCACGTTACGGGTTGCGCGTGCCATATCAACATCCGGCGAAGCCTCCACCGACTGCGCAGACTGCATTTCGCGCAACGCAGCCGCCATTTCACCGTAGGGACCGGCTGCGCCGCCAGCCGCATCAGGAGGCGGGGCAACCGCCATGCGAATGGCGCTGCCTTCCGGGGCTGTCATGGTTCTGAACATGGACGCGAAGGGATTTGCCTCATCGCCAAGAACCTTGGTCAACGTAGCCAGAGCTTTGACGTTGGTCAGGTTCATGCTCCCGAACATGGCGCTATCCAGCGCCGACATGTCGTTGGGGTTCTTTCCTGAGCCTATGCCCAGAAAGTCCTGCACGGCATTGCCCTGCCCCATCTGGACCATGGGGTCGTTCAGCAGCTCGTCAAAGCGCGATCCGAGGACCTTATTGCTGGTTCCCAGACTGAACGGATTACCACCCGCCTGCCCCCCGTGTTGCTTGAGGCGGTCGATATAGCTGGTCACTTGACCCATGGCGAGTGGATTGATCTGCATCGGCTACTCCTTGCCTGTAACTAGCAAAGGAGATGCCGCACTCTTTTTATTCTTTCATAGCAGGCAGATACAAAGACGTACCATGCCCAGCCCATGTGTTACGTCAGTTTACCGACGCTTCCCATTGTTCCATCTATAATCCCGAAAGTTGAACTTATAATTTCAAGATCATTACACCTGATCTAGCACTAGAATTGAACTATACCCTATCGGTTTCCTTTTATTACAGCGTGTCACCGGGTACCTTTCTACCCAAAGCTGCCCGAACCGGCAAAACCATGGAGAGTGATTATGTTCGGCACCATGAAACTATCCGTAAAACTCTACTCCGGCTTTCTGGTTGTTCTGGTACTTCTCGCCATACTTGGTGCCACCGGATTCCTTGCCATTGAATCCGCTTCGGACGGCTTTTCAGACTACAGACGCAAAGCCCGCCAATCCAACCTCATAGGCCGCCTGCAAGCCAACATGCTCATGGTCCGCATGTCTGTGAAGGACTTCGTCCTTACCGGCAGTGAGGACAGCGCCAAGCAGTTCAGCGACAGATTCGCTGAAGTGGTCAACTTCATCCAGCAGGCAAAGCAGGATATCAACGACCCGGGCCGGCGCAAAATGGTGGAAGAAAC
This is a stretch of genomic DNA from Desulfovibrio subterraneus. It encodes these proteins:
- a CDS encoding ADP-ribosylglycohydrolase family protein; the protein is MPHLHAALLTSLAADSLALGAHWEYDQKRIEDALGRVTTLLPPKLSNQFHPNRGEGDLSHYGDQVLVLLDSVTANGRFDLHAFRDAWLARMQNYDGYLDRATRETLRNFEEGMPPESSGAQSSDFSAAARIAPLFTVYLNDLAGLVAAARAQTLMTHNSELVADGAEFFARAVYAILHGATVREGLDSAAEAGYRQLPAEDWLAFTYMSADEDARMAIARFGQSCGMKGAFHGVVHLVTHYEAEPQTALIENVMAGGDSCARGLMTGLVLGARHGELACAPEWCNELNCLPRLKEYLNRLL
- a CDS encoding DMT family transporter, coding for MRRPDAAMIPSIALCTAMILWGSSYIAMKVAVTAYHPMVVMAGRLFLGSCTFALGWRYLRNIRIRRQDWKPLLLMALCEPCIYFLLEGYAMRYTTASQAGMIVSSLPIFVALGAFFFLGERLSARVWTGFFIAMGGVIWLSLGSVATETAPNPLLGNTLEALAMASASVYVIIAKRLSAHYPPVFITAAQCFAGTIFFVPLLFMPFTELPTHVDIPAIISTAYLGTVITIGAYGLYNYGVSKLPAGQASAWGNLIPVAALIMGHVFLNESLTTPQYAASGLVLVGVYLSQK
- a CDS encoding class I SAM-dependent methyltransferase, whose translation is MWDKDTVRRYEEWFDTQEGSFALRAEKRLLEYLVSGWPRRGHSFLEVGCGPGMILEMMYETGFDVTGLDASPAMLAAARKRMGTRADLHVGNAEHLPFGDNQFDYVALLTVLEFVEDPMRALEEAFRVAARGVIVTMLNKWSFYYLSHGIRCCGHHSGVLREATWYTPVRMRSMVRKAAGNKPFTMRSVLPGPFITWKHTLPWRFVNTLLLPYGLGSYTGIRVDLCDIETVTPLMARTKAVAPPNPIASP
- a CDS encoding VgrG-related protein gives rise to the protein MQINPLAMGQVTSYIDRLKQHGGQAGGNPFSLGTSNKVLGSRFDELLNDPMVQMGQGNAVQDFLGIGSGKNPNDMSALDSAMFGSMNLTNVKALATLTKVLGDEANPFASMFRTMTAPEGSAIRMAVAPPPDAAGGAAGPYGEMAAALREMQSAQSVEASPDVDMARATRNVTDGQLMGVGHRTAEPFRPGALAALFESGSDGGISAIGYDRRGGTSYGKYQLSSRAGTMDAFINYLDSQAPDIASQLKKAGRANTGSRFGNMPAAWKQVAQTQPERFEALQDKFVHSNHFSPAFRAISKAMNIDSMPQALQEVLFSTAVHHGPTGAVRIFAKAFGRTGGFDESKEADFIRNVYSIRQRQFTSSTEGVQSAVKGRLGDELRMALSMLEQGDMA
- a CDS encoding SAM-dependent methyltransferase, whose product is MQFENTTIYLAPRGYEEDLAKELSNVVAQRGRLFVAEGAPQQVVWAQNVWLEPQAITIDSIGDAARKLKAIQRNWWLHSADHHRRAKLIQDKLPHVSAKPLTFGTRPPEGQLGSWTLWDENLVVASARCSSPFPDGEVIFVEDKDVPPTRAYLKLWELFTLLEVRPQPGELCLDLGSCPGGWSWVLAELGAKVFSIDKSPLADHIARNPNINWCSGSAFALDPRHAGKVDWLFSDVICYPDRLLEMVRRWMEFGECRNFVCTVKLQGDDYMTAVRDFAAIPGSRLMHLSANKHELTWVKLG
- a CDS encoding helix-turn-helix transcriptional regulator; protein product: MKHLLSTKEVAKYLGVNEKMVYALISEKGLPATKATGKWLFPSHLVEQWIESRTMNYPRRMESAAVEGEVLVVAGSNDILLDRMLKVFMERHSDYLAAFCNLGSLGGLKAVRRGQCHIATSHLMENAEGEYNFAAAAQELDEKPAVVNFCYREQGFVVAKGNPRSVAGAADITQGRLTVVNRPLGTGTRLLFDTLLTQAGADPHTVKGYENEAGRHMDVGIEVLAGRADTGMAIRTVAARLDLGFVPVQWERFDLIIPKEHFFDKPVQLFLGLLNEPEFHKAAEELEGYDTSRSGRVVYPGEAVKP
- the der gene encoding ribosome biogenesis GTPase Der, which translates into the protein MYPKIALIGRPNVGKSTLFNRLIRSNRAITHDRPGVTRDRMEGTVKRNGRTWTVIDTGGIHLDENHDATEGPIELRGFEAEILRQTQEAMSECVALCLVVDGRDGLLPFDRRLADYVRRSGLPVLLAVNKVDGGELEDMLTAEFHELGLPMVAMSGEHGFNMRGFEEDLQSLLPPEDEWEAKEEEAGLKIAMLGRPNAGKSSLVNSITGGNRMIVSDVAGTTRDSVDVTYSIDGKRYTFVDTAGVRRRSKIVDSVERYSVNSSIKSSTKAHVTVLVLDGQEGLTQQDKRLIDLLDERKTPFMVVVNKIDLVKQNELAAVKKVYKDALSYSSHIPILYVSALTRANLKRIIPLAEQIWSECHVRVPTGLLNRTLEAIVTKQQPPVVNRVRPKFFYMTQAETNPPTFVFFVNDADRMKDAYIRYMERSLRKMFKIEHAPVRVRFRSSHTKREKKR